The proteins below are encoded in one region of Archocentrus centrarchus isolate MPI-CPG fArcCen1 chromosome 13, fArcCen1, whole genome shotgun sequence:
- the LOC115791178 gene encoding uncharacterized protein LOC115791178 codes for MRPTTSTMLQQNNNNNYPCLNMSGSSREMLQKCSRASLPFPSRLELADLPLIRGLRAWALCSKNRHKTASLLGGGQAPAAPPVGRGGSTPCPRPADVYLSEEWGRMGYGLPLGVDGRQAGIGALVTVATLKTSEGSGKTQTQCLFLRTEKGSCLYSAAKPSSGVTASAASSVVGGWLRGKTGGGCRDTLAGPTPPPQTGANQVRVRSGRRWRKSGNVAGREKTGVSRERQQRSREVPTGESTVEERQEEQDKGGPDCKEFPSPQQDNRRARCCHSVSPKSCVQCGRRAQRRKSQDEHEGGIPNKLIGEVTGMSKERQKNEDEEKGDLCKPEPSNCVLTELNSDPESTRTYSDSHGSCEDREMREAESSEGQKTQTSHSKDAEKNEDTCTERNNDFTERKPSEEPCEEEEEDETNVKGFSDHVEADEESEKRSESAGVTDEKENLIQAPAEFSDWAAVFTPASGRAAVSLRFNQSATPIEGSVCTADKQEQENSQNHLDPGVTGEEEVANEKNTVNEKVNKKPQFVFKNEENCSQQEEEEASPSPLRDGDASIAESGERIVTENSSDCGTIESEARDELQSEDENFEERLDPEHGGEAREIWRWECTFTKLDDCKGDVMLKDDDEGVKRNCAPQEDWRSQEFKGGHGRREKEEGCTCAPTSITSVEPNEESNITNAACTDPPTSPALSKANPAPPLPTLGSMATGLPCQEEEEEEALSSTAGDREGGQEGKRNCRRELEEQSEVESGSAVATDEGRKEEEEEDEFGVFMQAEGEPAWSEEFTMSASVPCESRESAALGKHAVTGESTLWTPGTMDSSFHRSDDTWTAFPRDSSDGGGDVVEQWWPASAVEERRDGLSANQNLAAVFAEAFPSLTGSSSSDPCDLKTVPTLSQLLRGGASRDQGLLDSFHDLNKMIGQRYKRANGVSRYLLLKTLHLEQPPAESRPAPWTVNCRLSPGLPSANRHAQHAAAKRRLSYDYNRNVME; via the exons ATGAGGCCAACGACGAGCACTATGCTCCAGcagaataacaacaacaactaccCATGCCTGAACATGTCAGGCTCCAGCCGGGAGATGCTCCAGAAATGCTCCAGAGCCTCTCTGCCCTTCCCCAGCCGACTGGAGCTGGCGGATCTGCCGCTGATCCGGGGTCTCCGGGCCTGGGCCCTGTGCTCCAAGAACCGCCACAAGACTGCTAGTCTGCTGGGAGGAGGACAAGCCCCCGCAGCGCCTCCTGTTGGTCGGGGGGGTTCAACACCCTGCCCCAGGCCTGCAGATGTTTACCTGAGTGAGGAGTGGGGTCGCATGGGGTACGGGCTTCCCCTGGGCGTGGATGGCAGGCAGGCTGGAATCGGAGCTTTGGTCACAGTTGCCACTCTGAAGACCTCAGAGGGCAGCGGCAAGACTCAAACTCAGTGTCTGTTCCTCCGGACTGAGAAAGGGAGCTGTTTGTACTCAGCAGCTAAGCCCAGTTCTGGTGTGACAGCCAGCGCAGCCTCCAGTGTGGTTGGAGGATGGCTGAGAGGAAAGACAGGAGGAGGATGCAGAGACACTCTGGCAGGGCCAACTCCACCGCCGCAGACCGGAGCAAACCAGGTTAGAGTGCGATCGGGCCGGAGATGGAGGAAGTCCGGTAATGTGGCGGGCCGGGAGAAAACAGGCGTGAGCAGAGAAAGGCAGCAGAGGAGCAGGGAAGTTCCCACTGGGGAATCCACTGTGGAAGAAAGGCAGGAAGAGCAAGACAAAGGAGGCCCGGACTGTAAAGAGTTTCCCAGCCCGCAGCAGGACAACCGGAGAGCCAGATGCTGCCACAGTGTTTCTCCTAAATCCTGCGTTCAGTGTGGTAGAAGAGCACAAAGGAGGAAAAGCCAGGATGAACATGAGGGAGGCATCCCAAACAAACTGATCGGTGAGGTGACAGGAATGAGCAAGGAGAGGCAAAAGAATGAGGACGAGGAGAAGGGAGACCTCTGCAAGCCAGAGCCATCTAACTGTGTTCTGACTGAACTAAACTCTGACCCAGAATCTACCCGCACCTACAGCGACTCCCACGGCAGCTGTGAGGACAGAGAAATGAGAGAAGCTGAGAGCAGCGAGGGACAGAAGACACAAACTTCTCACAGCAAGGATGCAGAGAAAAATGAGGATACATGCACTGAAAGAAACAACGATTTCACTGAGAGAAAACCAAGTGAAGAGCcctgtgaagaagaagaagaagacgagaCTAATGTAAAAGGATTTTCCGATCATGTTGAAGCAGATGAGGAATCAGAGAAAAGGTCTGAGAGTGCAGGTGTTACAGATGAAAAGGAGAACCTCATTCAGGCTCCTGCTGAATTCTCAGACTGGGCTGCAGTCTTCACCCCTGCCTCCGGCAGAGCTGCAGTCTCCCTCAGATTTAACCAGTCAGCCACACCCATAGAGGGCAGCGTCTGCACTGCTGACAAGCAGGAGCAGGAGAACAGCCAGAATCACCTTGATCCTGGGGTCACAGGTGAGGAAGAAGTGGCCAATGAGAAAAACACTGTGAATGAGAAGGTAAACAAAAAACCTcagtttgtctttaaaaatgaggaaaactgcagccagcaggaggaggaggaagcatCACCTTCACCCCTCAGAGACGGAGACGCTTCCATCGCTGAGTCGGGCGAGAGGATagtgacagaaaacagcagcGACTGCGGGACGATTGAGTCTGAGGCGAGAGACGAGCTGCAGTCAGAGGACGAGAACTTTGAGGAGAGACTCGATCCTGAACACGGGGGTgaagctagggagatctggagGTGGGAGTGCACCTTCACGAAGCTGGATGATTGTAAAGGAGATGTGATGCtgaaagatgatgatgaaggggTGAAGAGAAACTGTGCTCCCCAAGAAGACTGGAGGTCACAGGAGTTCAAAGGTGGACACGGGAGACGGGAGAAAGAGGAGGGATGCACCTGTGCACCAACAAGCATCACTTCTGTCGAACCAAACGAAGAGTCTAACATCACTAACGCTGCCTGCACCGATCCCCCCACCTCTCCTGCGCTCTCCAAGGCTAATCCTGCCCCCCCTCTGCCCACCCTGGGATCCATGGCAACCGGCCTGCCctgtcaggaggaggaggaggaggaggcactCAGTTCAACAGCAGGAGACAGAGAAGGAGGCCAGGAGGGGAAGAGGAACTGCAGGAGAGAGCTGGAGGAGCAGAGCGAGGTGGAGAGTGGCTCCGCCGTGGCCACTGACgaagggaggaaggaggaggaggaggaagatgagttTGGAGTGTTCATGCAGGCGGAGGGAGAGCCAGCCTGGAGCGAGGAGTTCACCATGTCTGCCTCAGTGCCTtgtgagagcagagagagcGCTG CACTTGGAAAGCATGCTGTCACCGGGGAGTCGACCCTCTGGACACCAGGCACGATGGACAGCTCGTTCCACCGATCAGACGACACCTGGACAGCCTTCCCTCGGGACTCATCGGATGGAGGTGGAGATGTTGTGGAGCAGTGGTGGCCAGCCAGCGCggtggaggagaggagggacggcctctcagccaatcagaatctG GCGGCGGTATTTGCTGAAGCCTTCCCCTCACTCACTGGTTCATcctccagtgacccctgtgACCTCAAAACTGTTCCCACGCTGAGCCAGCTCCTCAGAGGTGGAGCAAGCCGAGATCAGGG GCTCTTGGACAGCTTCCATGACTTGAACAAAATGATCGGCCAGAGATACAAGAGAGCCAACGGCGTGTCTCGCTACCTGCTGCTGAAGACTTTACACCTGGAGCAGCCCCCTGCT GAAAGCAGACCCGCTCCCTGGACGGTCAACTGCCGCCTCTCCCCTGGCCTCCCCTCGGCCAATCGGCACGCTCAGCATGCTGCTGCTAAGCGACGGCTGTCGTACGACTACAACAGGAATGTCATGGAGTAA